From the Kitasatospora viridis genome, one window contains:
- the guaB gene encoding IMP dehydrogenase — protein sequence MSLNAAGVPEKFAMLGLTYDDVLLLPGESHVLPNQVDTSSRVSRNVRINIPLLSAAMDKVTESRMAIAMARQGGVGVLHRNLSIEDQANQVDLVKRSESGMVTDPITVGPETTLAEADALCAKFRISGVPVADPDGKLLGIVTNRDMAFESNRSILVRDIMTPMPLITGKVGISGEEAIGLLRRHKIEKLPLVDDQGRIKGLITVKDFVKAEKYPNAAKDSEGRLLVAAAVGASAEAFDRAQALVEAGVDFLVVDTSHGHSHNALDWIAKIKSAVRVDVVGGNVATRDGAQALIDAGVDGVKVGVGPGSICTTRVVAGIGVPQVTAIYEAALACREAGVPVIGDGGLQYSGDIGKALAAGADTVMLGSLLAGCEESPGELLFINGKQFKSYRGMGSLGAMQTRGQAKSFSKDRYFQGEVSSDEKLIAEGIEGQVPYRGPLSAVLYQLVGGLRQTMGYVGAATVAEMESKGRFVRITSAGLKESHPHDIQMTVEAPNYTSR from the coding sequence ATGTCTCTCAACGCCGCAGGCGTACCCGAGAAGTTCGCCATGCTCGGACTCACCTACGACGACGTTCTGCTGCTGCCCGGGGAGTCGCACGTCCTGCCCAACCAGGTCGACACCTCGTCGCGGGTCTCCCGCAACGTCCGGATCAACATCCCGCTGCTCTCCGCCGCCATGGACAAGGTCACCGAGTCCCGGATGGCGATCGCCATGGCCCGCCAGGGCGGCGTCGGCGTGCTGCACCGCAACCTGTCGATCGAGGACCAGGCCAACCAGGTCGACCTGGTGAAGCGCTCCGAGTCCGGCATGGTCACCGACCCGATCACGGTCGGCCCCGAGACCACGCTGGCCGAGGCCGACGCGCTCTGCGCCAAGTTCCGGATCAGCGGCGTGCCGGTCGCCGACCCGGACGGCAAGCTGCTGGGCATCGTGACCAACCGCGACATGGCCTTCGAGTCCAACCGGTCGATCCTGGTCCGCGACATCATGACCCCGATGCCGCTGATCACCGGCAAGGTCGGGATCTCCGGCGAGGAGGCCATCGGCCTGCTGCGCCGGCACAAGATCGAGAAGCTCCCGCTGGTCGACGACCAGGGCCGGATCAAGGGCCTGATCACGGTCAAGGACTTCGTCAAGGCCGAGAAGTACCCCAACGCCGCCAAGGACTCCGAGGGCCGGCTGCTGGTCGCGGCCGCCGTCGGCGCCAGCGCCGAGGCCTTCGACCGGGCCCAGGCGCTGGTCGAGGCGGGCGTGGACTTCCTGGTGGTGGACACCTCGCACGGCCACAGCCACAACGCGCTGGACTGGATCGCCAAGATCAAGTCCGCCGTGCGGGTCGACGTGGTCGGCGGCAACGTGGCCACCCGGGACGGCGCCCAGGCGCTGATCGACGCCGGCGTGGACGGCGTCAAGGTCGGCGTCGGCCCCGGCTCGATCTGCACCACCCGGGTGGTCGCCGGCATCGGCGTGCCCCAGGTCACCGCGATCTACGAGGCCGCGCTGGCCTGCCGGGAGGCCGGCGTGCCGGTGATCGGCGACGGCGGCCTGCAGTACTCCGGCGACATCGGCAAGGCGCTGGCCGCCGGCGCCGACACGGTGATGCTCGGCTCGCTGCTGGCCGGCTGCGAGGAGTCGCCCGGCGAGCTGCTCTTCATCAACGGCAAGCAGTTCAAGTCCTACCGCGGCATGGGCTCGCTGGGCGCGATGCAGACCCGCGGCCAGGCCAAGTCCTTCTCCAAGGACCGCTACTTCCAGGGCGAGGTCAGCTCCGACGAGAAGCTGATCGCCGAGGGCATCGAGGGCCAGGTGCCCTACCGCGGCCCGCTGTCCGCCGTGCTCTACCAGCTGGTCGGCGGCCTGCGCCAGACCATGGGCTACGTCGGCGCGGCCACCGTCGCGGAGATGGAGTCCAAGGGCCGGTTCGTCCGGATCACCTCGGCGGGCCTCAAGGAGAGCCACCCGCACGACATCCAGATGACCGTCGAGGCGCCGAACTACACCAGCCGCTGA
- the shbA gene encoding RNA polymerase sigma factor ShbA, with protein MRDDEPDDDRGTSDLPSAEPEPRTGGRRRSAGTGTSPLVAELVSAAVRGEGPATDALLAYVHPLVQRYCRGRLVRLPGGARHHVDDVAQEVCVAVLCALPRYRDEGRPFEAFVYSIAAHKIADLQRAAMRGPGSTVIPPDDMPEVPDEALGPEERALLSSDAAWMRELLSNLPARQRELVLLRIAAGLSAEETGEMLGMSPGAVRVAQHRALSRLRALAEESA; from the coding sequence ATGCGTGACGACGAGCCCGACGACGACCGCGGAACGAGCGATCTGCCGTCGGCCGAGCCGGAGCCCCGAACGGGTGGGCGCCGCCGGTCGGCGGGCACGGGGACATCGCCGCTGGTCGCCGAGCTGGTCTCGGCGGCGGTGCGCGGAGAGGGCCCGGCGACTGACGCACTGTTGGCCTACGTCCACCCCCTGGTGCAGCGCTACTGCCGCGGTCGGCTGGTCCGGCTGCCCGGCGGCGCCCGGCACCACGTGGACGACGTGGCCCAGGAGGTCTGCGTGGCGGTGCTCTGCGCGCTGCCGCGCTACCGGGACGAGGGGCGGCCGTTCGAGGCCTTCGTCTACTCCATCGCCGCGCACAAGATCGCCGATCTGCAGCGGGCCGCGATGCGCGGGCCCGGCTCCACGGTGATCCCGCCGGACGACATGCCCGAGGTGCCGGACGAGGCGCTCGGCCCGGAGGAGCGGGCGCTGCTCAGCAGCGACGCGGCCTGGATGCGCGAGCTGCTGTCCAATCTGCCGGCCCGTCAGCGCGAGCTGGTGCTGCTGCGGATCGCCGCCGGACTCTCCGCCGAGGAGACCGGCGAGATGCTCGGCATGTCGCCGGGCGCGGTCCGGGTGGCCCAGCACCGGGCGCTCAGCCGGCTGCGTGCGCTGGCCGAGGAGTCGGCCTGA
- a CDS encoding response regulator transcription factor, with protein MTSVLVCDDSPLAREALRRAVATVPGVDRVTTATNGEEVLRRWVADRSDLVLMDVRMPGLGGVETVRRLLSADPGARIIMLTVAEDLDGVALAVAAGARGYLHKDASRAELRATVTQALADPTWRLAPRRLRSPDMGAAPTLTAREIQVLEGMSHGRSNAEIGRELFLSEDTVKTHARRLFKKLGASDRAHAVALGFRWGLVR; from the coding sequence ATGACTTCCGTTCTCGTTTGCGACGATTCACCGCTTGCCCGGGAGGCGCTGCGCCGTGCGGTGGCGACCGTGCCGGGTGTCGACCGGGTGACCACGGCGACCAACGGTGAGGAGGTCCTGCGCCGCTGGGTGGCCGACCGTTCCGACCTCGTACTGATGGACGTCCGGATGCCCGGGCTCGGCGGGGTGGAGACGGTGCGCCGGCTGCTGTCGGCCGACCCCGGCGCCCGGATCATCATGCTCACCGTCGCCGAGGACCTGGACGGGGTGGCCCTCGCGGTGGCCGCCGGCGCCCGCGGGTACCTGCACAAGGACGCCTCCCGGGCGGAACTGCGGGCCACCGTGACCCAGGCGCTGGCCGACCCGACCTGGCGGCTCGCGCCGCGCCGGCTGCGCAGCCCCGACATGGGCGCCGCACCGACCCTGACGGCCCGTGAGATCCAGGTGCTGGAGGGGATGAGCCACGGTCGCAGCAACGCCGAGATCGGTCGTGAGCTGTTCCTCTCCGAGGACACCGTGAAGACCCACGCCCGACGCCTGTTCAAGAAGTTGGGCGCGTCCGACCGGGCGCACGCGGTGGCCCTGGGCTTCCGCTGGGGCCTGGTCCGCTGA
- a CDS encoding GuaB3 family IMP dehydrogenase-related protein: MTEIEIGRGKRGRRAYSFDDIAVVPSRRTRDPKEVSIAWQIDAYRFELPFLAAPMDSVVSPAQAIAIGKLGGLGVLNLEGLWTRYEDPQPLLDEIAEIPDEAAATRRLQEIYAAPIQAELIGRRIKEVRESGVVTAAALSPQRTAEFSKAVVDAGVDVFVIRGTTVSAEHVSGAAEPLNLKQFIYELDVPVIVGGCATYTAALHLMRTGAAGVLVGFGGGAAHTTRNVLGIQVPMATAVADVAAARRDYMDESGGRYVHVIADGGVGYSGDIAKAVACGADAVMIGAALARATDAPGKGHHWGMEAVHEELPRGKRVNLGTVGTTEEILTGPSHTPDGTMNLFGALRRAMATTGYSELKEFQRVEVTVSTR; this comes from the coding sequence GTGACTGAGATCGAGATCGGGCGAGGCAAGCGCGGCCGCCGGGCGTACTCCTTCGACGACATCGCCGTCGTCCCCAGCCGCCGCACCCGGGACCCGAAGGAGGTCTCGATCGCCTGGCAGATCGACGCCTACCGCTTCGAGCTGCCGTTCCTGGCGGCCCCGATGGACAGCGTGGTCTCGCCGGCGCAGGCCATCGCGATCGGCAAGCTGGGCGGCCTCGGGGTGCTCAACCTGGAAGGCCTGTGGACCCGGTACGAGGACCCGCAGCCGCTGCTCGACGAGATCGCGGAGATCCCGGACGAGGCCGCCGCGACCCGCCGCCTCCAGGAGATCTACGCCGCGCCGATCCAGGCCGAGCTGATCGGCCGTCGGATCAAGGAGGTGCGCGAGTCCGGCGTGGTGACCGCCGCCGCGCTCTCCCCGCAGCGCACCGCCGAGTTCTCCAAGGCCGTGGTCGACGCCGGCGTCGACGTCTTCGTGATCCGCGGCACCACGGTCTCCGCCGAGCACGTCTCCGGTGCCGCCGAGCCGCTCAACCTCAAGCAGTTCATCTACGAGCTCGACGTGCCGGTGATCGTCGGCGGCTGCGCCACCTACACCGCCGCGCTGCACCTGATGCGCACCGGCGCGGCCGGCGTGCTGGTCGGCTTCGGCGGCGGCGCCGCCCACACCACCCGCAACGTGCTGGGCATCCAGGTGCCGATGGCCACCGCGGTCGCCGACGTGGCCGCCGCCCGCCGCGACTACATGGACGAGTCCGGCGGCCGCTACGTGCACGTGATCGCCGACGGCGGCGTGGGCTACAGCGGTGACATCGCCAAGGCGGTGGCCTGCGGCGCCGACGCGGTGATGATCGGCGCCGCGCTGGCCCGGGCCACCGACGCGCCCGGCAAGGGCCACCACTGGGGCATGGAGGCGGTCCACGAGGAGCTGCCGCGCGGCAAGCGGGTCAACCTGGGCACCGTCGGCACCACCGAGGAGATCCTCACCGGCCCCTCGCACACCCCGGACGGCACGATGAACCTGTTCGGCGCGCTGCGCCGGGCGATGGCCACCACCGGCTACTCCGAGCTCAAGGAGTTCCAGCGGGTCGAGGTCACGGTCAGCACCCGCTGA